One genomic segment of Melitaea cinxia chromosome 19, ilMelCinx1.1, whole genome shotgun sequence includes these proteins:
- the LOC123662902 gene encoding cilia- and flagella-associated protein 97-like: MSLGESNVETINRYKDRDFSSGDSNKMKCKQFYQEENNNEIDELSKELSGMGCIVDAVKRPPNICVETCVYEESESDNDKNESHNNDDEIHYSDEFEEKDISEIETTDKSQTVVNNKTVMQVNKDSVKLSKSQSSMSSRKPPSVSGRSTDYGSVSVPPTRRINMSFTNERLREIERHNHILLNKILSARNKKKSSIPPRDQPPRMVPPAAVHRKMQQRKIDHDNMILLKKIQRAKSSAYSIRR, translated from the exons ATGTCACTAGGCGAGAGCAACGTAGAAACAATAAATCGTTATAAAGACAGGGACTTCTCATCCGGGGATTCTAACAAAATGAAATGTAAACAATTTTATCAGGAGGAGAATAATAACGAGATAGATGAGCTCTCAAAAGAACTGTCCGGAATGGGTTGTATAGTTGACGCTGTTAAACGACCACCCAACATATGCGTAGAAACTTGTGTGTATGAGGAATCTGAGTCagataatgataaaaatgagtcacataataatgatgatgagatTCATTATTCAGATGAATTTGAAGAGAAAGATATTAGTGAAATTGAGACAACAGATAAAAGTCAAACTGTcgttaataataaaacagtgATGCAGGTCAATAAAGATTcagtaaaattatcaaaaagtcagTCTTCAATGTCTAGTCGTAAACCTCCATCTGTTTCGGGAAGATCCACAGATTATGG atcaGTATCCGTACCACCAACAAGACGCATCAACATGTCGTTTACAAACGAGAGGCTTCGTGAAATTGAGCGACACAATCACAtactcttaaataaaatattaagtgcaagaaataaaaagaaatcttCGATACCGCCTCGAGACCAGCCTCCTCGCATGGTGCCGCCTGCCGCTGTTCATAGAAAGATGCAGCAGAGGAAAATTGATCATGACAATATG aTATTACTTAAGAAGATCCAACGCGCTAAGTCGTCAGCGTACAGTATCCGTCGTTGA